The Proteiniphilum propionicum genome contains the following window.
TGTCAACTATCCTGGAACAACTCACGACTAAGTATTGAGGTGTTTGTCTCCCTTCTGTTGAAGCAATATCATTATTTATGCCCAAATAGGAAAGTTTGTATTTTGCCTTGTATTCGGGATACTTTTCCGTTATATAATTCAAACCATTTTTTGAGACCAGATATAGCTTTGTAGCATATTGTAATTGCAACTTTCGAAAGGGAATATAACTCTCTTCTCTTCTTTCATTGTATAAATCATAGCCATGAGCGCGCGATATGAAATATTGTATCTTGTTTTTCGATTTTAAAATAGACAATAATGTAGCGTGATGGTCAAACCAGTAGGTGTAATGAACGGCGTTTGTTATCCTGTTCCTGTCAAGATAGTCATATAAAACTCCAGCATAATACGACAATTTAGAAAGTAAATGCAACATATTTTTTTTATTTTTGCTGCGTATAATATCATTCAAGCAATAGATAAACCATTTACCGGTATTTCCAAATTCTTTAGATTTCGGAGGCGTTCCGAAATGGATCTTCATCACCTCGACATTTTCGGGTACATAGCGTTTTTTTCCGGTTATTTGCAATGGAATAATAAAAATTTGATCGAATGATTCTGAAAGGTACTTTATTTCTGTTTCAAGGAACTGTTCTCCTGATCCGTAGGGATAATTAAAAGTATACAGACAAAGTGTGTTCATCGTTGTATTTTCATACAAACTCTTTTCATCTTTTTTCCGGCATAGACGCGCCAGATGAAATCCGTTTTGTATTTCATCCAGGGAGTAATCCTTCAACACATCGAATATATCGATGATTTCCGGATTATTGATCCACTGATATTTTAGGTCTGATTTCAAAAACCAGCCAACCCATATCTGATTTTCCGACTTCTCCAAATCATTGTCCATTTCTTGCAACAGACCTGGAAGATAAAATACGACCATGTCTGCCTGCTGAAAACATTGCCGATCGGTGGTAATGAGCCAATCTGGTGGAACATCAACGATTTTTAAGGATAATTCCTCGCTCGAGAAGGTATTGTATACCAACATCATTTTTTTTGGCGATGAAATTTTATCCTGCGAGATTTTCCTTTGTTTAAGCTTATTCTTCATTTTACTTTACTGGCCAGTGTTTCTGTTCTGTGTATCATCTTTATCAGGTTGTTGGAATTCTCTAAAACATAGGAAAACAGCTAATCCAATTTTTAATTGAATTGAAAATCAACAGATCGGCTTACAATGAATTTAATTCCTAAATAGGGAAAATACGACCTGAGTTATTTCGAATAAATGTGAAAAAATTTTATTTTATTGTTTATCAATAGAATGTATGTATTTTAAAAATAATAACAAGCATAAAAGGACATTTCTGTTGACGAAAATAGAACAAAACAATTAGAAAACCTATTTGTTTTCAGAATTATTTTTCCCTACACATAGCCGATGCAAAAAACAACTGCTACAGATAAACAAAAAATGATGAATAATTTAGGCAAACATGGTAGTACTATATTCAAAGATACTTTTACTGATAAAAACGATATAAATACTATCTTATTTGGCATATTTGAATTATTTAACGTATTAGGTATTGTTTTTTTGATAAAAACACGTATTCTTGCATTGTAATATCTTTACCAATGTATAAAATTTAAAAAGAAAGACATGAAAAATTAACAAAAAAGCTTTTACACGAATTGGCTATAAATATGCCAATTATCGATGAAATTGAACAGCAAAATTATGTAGGAGGGACTTTCTATTTTGATTCTTATGACAATTATTTAACGCAACAAGGTCCAAGTAATGATATCAAGATAGCAAGTGATATAAATAATTTAGACTCAACCACTGCTTTAAATGATAATCCAGACGAAGTACTTGAAGCTGTTTTTCAATCTATGGCTGGGGGTATAGGCTTTTCTGGAGATGTAGAAGTAGAGGACCTAGGGCATGCAAAGTATGGAGAAGCAAGAAATGGGAAAATAATAATGAATGTATTAAGTCCATCTTTTGGACCAAATGGTCAAAATAATTTTTTTGATTTTATGTGTACATTAATACATGAAAAACATCACTTAGATAGCCCTCATGATGCTGACAGTGATGAATCAGAGTATTATGCATATAGAGCGGTGTTGCAATCACCTGCTTTTTCTAATGCATCTGATGAGTACAAGACACACGCAATAAATGCATTTAATCATTATAGAGATAAATTGGGCTATTAAAACTAATTCTTCGCAATATGAGAAAATTAAAAATATTATTTTCTGTATTCCTCCTCTTTTGCCTTACACTGAATTGTCAAAACAGCAAAAATAGTAGTAAAGAGGGACAAGAAAAAAAGGTGACTGAAAAGGTATCAGACATGAAAGAAAGGACTTCTTCTAAGTTTCTGATATCGGCTGAAACGTCGGATGTGCTGTATCTGAATGATTCAACTCCATTTTATTTAATGGAGAAATCGCCCTTAAAGGCATTTCAAAATTATCGGGACATTTATGATAGCTATCATGAATTCGCTATCGTGGAAATGGATATGATATTAGGCAGTTTTATTCCTCCACGGGGTAACAAGTATTATGTACGCTGGTTATTATTAGACAGCACCTTGTACCTTGGCGATATACGCTTTTTCGACAATGTTCCGGATTCTGTTTTTCCGAATAATAAGCAATACAGAATAATGGAAGAGTTGACCCAGGTCAAATTTGATAAGGAATTAGCCCGAAAATATGAGCTACCCGATTCAATGCAGCCTGAGGAAGGCTTGATGCCTGCCGTTTGGGTAAGTGATGTCTTTCTAATTAAACAAGTACGGTTTGCAAAACCGCGGCAATATCCGGAAGAAAGCTATGAATCATGGACGAAGAAGCCCTGTATAGAACTTGTTTTTCAAAAAGGGAAATTAGTTTCCATGAGAGAAAGAGAAGATATGTATTAAGTTTAAAACACATAAAATTGATTATAAAGACCAATGATACCCTTTGTCCTGTTAATATGGAGCACCGTGGCTTTGTAGGGTCAAACCGCCTTGGAGAAAGGGATGGAAAGGATCAAGGTGAGTGTGAATATGCCAGAATATTTTCATCCGTCACAAAATGAAAAGCATATTCATATTGTTGAACCTACAGAAGAGTATCCATAGCCTCCTCTGGATCAGCCATATGGCGATAAGCCGGCATATGAGAAGTGGAAACTGTTGAAAATTTAAAGATAAAGTCATGAAAAAATTAACAAAGAAACTTTTACACGAATTGGCTATAAGTATGCCAATTATTGATGAAATGGAGCAACAAAATTTTATGGGGGGTACTTTCTATTATGATTATTCCGGTAATTATTTAGGGTCGTCAGGACCAGGAAGTGATATTCGCGTAGCAACTAACTGGGGAATTATAGGTGAATCCATTGCTTTTTCTGAAGCTGCGCCCTCAGTAGTAGGCGGAGTTTTAACGAGTATGGCTAACTCCATAGGCTATTCAGGGACCGTAGGGGTATCTTATTATGATGATCCTGGAAAGTATGCACAAGCACAAGGAGGTCAAATAACATATAATTTAGGAAGTCCAAGTTTTGGTCAAGATAATTATTATGATTTTTTATGCACATTATTGCATGAAAATCATCATGTAATGACTCCTGAGGATGCCGGAAATCCTGAGTCTGAGTATTATGCATATCAATATGAAATGACTACATTTGCTTATTCTCAAGCATCCGATGAGTATAAAGCAGCAACACAAAGAGAATATGATCGTCTTAAAAATTTACTGGGATATTGAATGTAATTTTCTACAAAAATGAAAAAAGTCAAAATATTTTTTTCCATATTGCTCTTACTTTGTTTTACAATAGACTGTCAAAACAACAAAAACAATGGTAACGAGAGTGAAGCGAAAAGAATGCCTGAGAATGAACTTATAGCAAAAAATAAGGTTGTTTCTTACTTTATGAAGTTAGCGGAAACATCAGATATGCTATATCTGAATGATTCAATATCATTTTATTTAATGGATCAATCCCCTTTAAAGGTATTTTATAATTACCAGGACATTTATGATACATATCATGAATTTGTTCCGGTGGAAGATTATATGGGAATAGGCATGTTTATTCTTTCAGGCCCAAATACTTCGTATTATGCACATTGGTTGCTAATAGATAGTACTTTATATCTTAACGATATAAAGTTCTTCGAGGACCCAAGCACTATTTTCCCGAATAATGAGCAATATAGGTTAATGGAAGAGCTAACGCAAGTCAAATTTAATAAAAATGTAAGCAGAAAATATCATTTACCTAATTCAATACTAAGTGAGGAGGGTTTAATGCCTGCCATCTGGGTAAGTAATGTATTTTTAATTAAAAAAGCACGGAAATATGAAGAGAATTTTGAATCATGGATGGAAACACCCTGTATAGAACTTGTTTTTCAAAAAGGGAAATTAGTTTCCATGAAAGTAAAAGAAGACATGTATTAAGTCTTAAACACATAAAATTGATTGTTATGAGCAAAGGCCAATGATTCCCTTTGTCCTGTTAATATGGGGATTCGTAGTTTTGCAGGGAGAAACCGCCTTGGAGAAAGGGATGGAAAGGATCAACATGAGTATGAATATACCAGAAAATGCTTATAGGGATAAGTCCAGATATAGAGCTGTTACTATTGGAAAAGACCGATTAGAATTTAGAATCAGGTTTATGATTGTAAGCTACCCCTTTTTAGGACAGTCTTTGATTAGACTGCTAAATTAGTTATTTATGTATACAATGTTATGATGTCGGACAGATTTTTGATAAGCCACTCCCAATACTAGACGATACAGCGGGCAAGACTGCCCGCCAGGGCACTCGTCTTGGCCTTGACCGCTGTAGTGGCTAGTGTTACCTTTGCTTGTCAAAACATCTGTCATACTGCTTCCTTTCGTTTTATCAGTTCTTCCCTATACTCAAAGGGTGTCATGTTGTCCAACGCCTCATGGGGCCGTTCTTCGTTGTAGTCATTCCGCCAGGCTTCTGTCAGTTCCCTGACTTCAGACAAGTTTCGGAAAATGTATCTGTCAAGTACAGCCCTTCTGTAGCTTCCGTTGAAGCGTTCAATGTAGCCGTTCTGGGTGGGTTTACCAGGCTGAGTATACATAATGTTTATCTCATTGCCTTTACACCAATCTTTGAACACCTGGGCGATAAACTCAGGACCATTGTCGCAGCGTATGTTCTTTGGTTTGCCATTAAGCCATATGACCTTTTCCAGAACTTTGATGACACGCTTTGCCGGCATGGACATCGATATCTCCTGTGTCACGGCAATCTTGCAGGCATCATCTATGATATTAAGAACACGGAACTGTCTTCCGCACTCAATCCTGTCACTGACAAAGTCAATGGACCAGGTAACATTGGGCTCTTTAGGCATAACCAGAGGATTCTTCACTCTTGCAGGCAGACGTTTCTTCAAACGGCTTCGCTTCTCATAGTGCATTGCCTTGTAAACCCTGTAAACCTTCTTGTGGTTCCATGTCTTACCCTCACGTCTCAGCCTTGAATAAATCTTCCAGAAGCCATCACCGAAGTTGGCGGCAGCACGGATTGCGTCTTCAACTTCAGTGTCATCTTTCTTGTCAGTATAATAGAAGTAGGAGCGATGGATGTCCATCAGCTTGCACGCCCGAGAGATGCTTACACCATATTCTTCCACTATATCTCCTGCCAATTCCTTCTTTACCTCGGGCTCTAGAGTTTTTTTTCGATGACCTCCTTCAGTATCTTGTTGTCAAGTGCAAGGTCAGCATACATCTGTTTCAACGTGCGGTTCTCATCTTCAAGCTCTTTGAGACGTTTAACCTGACTGATCTCCATTCCACTATACTTGGACTTCCAATTATAAAGGGTAGCCCTGGATATATTGTAGTCACGAGCTACAACTGCGGCATCCACCCCACTTTCAAGTTGATGGACTGCCTTTACCTTCTCTGACTCACTGTGTACTTTTTTTTTCATTTTATTTCCTATGCCAAACAAAGTTAATAATTTTGTCTAACTCGGAACTGTCCTACAAATAGGGAAGGTTACATGATGACCGATGAAAGCATGAAAAACTTCCACAAGTATTTAAAGGATCTCAAACAAGGTTTTCTGGTTTAATGATTGAAAGTAAGATCGATTAGTTTTTTATTCTTGATTATCAATCTATTATTGATTCAATATAATGAATATTCTGTTTCTTACCAGATTTGATCCTGAAAATATAAATAATTGGTCAGGTACATTGTATTATATGTATAATAAATTAGGAGAAAAACATAACTTGAAAATTATTGGTCCAGAAATAGTAGAACAACTTACATTTTTTATAAGTAATAATAGTTCCAAATATAAAAACATTCAAATTGACAAGTACATTCACAGATTGAATGAATTGCTTTCAGAACGGATAAAAAGACTAAATTTTAATTTAATCTTTTTTGGAGATCTACTGTTTATCCCTTTTCTAGAAGTTAATCTGCCGATTATCTATTTAAGTGATATGACTTATGAACAAATGAGAATACATTATAAAAAGTCAGATGAAAATCAAGATAAAAACTCACCCACAAAAGTATTGGATAGTAAATCCCTTATTAATTTCGAAAGATTGATACTCGAAAAAGCCAGCAAGATTATCTACTCTTCCGAATGGATCAAGCAAAAAGCAGTGGATTTTTATAATATTGATCCGAATAAAATCGAGATTATCGAATTCGGAGCAAATATTTTTGCTCCCGAGCATTATTCAATTGATATAAACATGGATATATGTAAACTAGTATTTATAGGAAGAGATTGGGAAAGAAAAGGAGGGGACAAAATCATGCAAATATATAATAAATTGAAAGAAGATAAATTTCCATGTACCCTTACCATCATAGGTTCTTCACCGAAACAATCCTTGCATGACAGTGGTGATGATTTAGTTATAATTCCTTCTATTGACAAGAGTAAACAAAAACAGGCTGAACAACTAAATAAGATTTTAGCGGAATCCCATTTTCTCGTTTTACCTACCCGATTCGACGCTTATGGCATTGTATTTTGTGAAGCCTCAGCCTATGCCCTTCCTTCTATAACTGCAAATGTAGGTGGGGTGGGGCAACCCGTAAAAGATTCAAAAAATGGTTTTTTACTTTCGGCTGAAGCTGCAGCGGAAGATTATGCAGAAAAGATAAAAACAGTATTTTCAGATAAGGAAAATTATTTGAAGCTTCGAGCTTCTTCCCGACATGAGTACGAAACCCGGTTAAATTGGGATGTTTGGGGTGATAAGATCAATAATGTATTTGAAGAGGTCATTTCAGAATGGGAACTCAATCATCAATAAGTCTATAAGATATAAAAAATGAAAACCATATCAGTTGTAATGTGTGCATCCAATGCGGAAGATACTATAGCAGGGTCAATTGAAAGTGTACTGAAACAATCATATCCGGATTTTGAACTGATTATTGTAAATAACGGTTCAACGGATAACACAAAAGCTATCATAAATTCTTATGATGACGAGCGTATCCGTATTATTGACAATATCGATAATTATATTCAATCTCTGAATATAGGCATAAAAGCTTCAACGGGAAAATATATCGCACGTATGGATTCAGGCGATATTATGCATGTCGACCGACTCAAATTACAACATTCGGTTATGGAGGACTTTCCTAATATTATAGTATGTAGCTGTTGGGAAATTATTTTTGGAAAAAACATTGCCAGAAGGATGCATGAACAAAAATTCTGCGGCTTGATTGAACAACCTTTGGTACAACTATTAAACGATAATGTAAGGATTAGCCCCATATACATGATGCGCAAATCATTTATCGACGAAAAGAAAATACAATATGAAGATTACAACTATGCGGAGGATTACAAGTTATGGTCAGAAATAGCCAAGTCCAAAGGCGTTTTATACATGGACAGCCAGCCTCTTATTTATTCCAGAATTTGTGATATGAAAATTTCCAGAAAAAGGAGAGAGATACAAATACAAAACATTTCCAAAATTAAAAAAGAGATTGTGTTTTCCCTTTGCTATAAATTGAGTGAAGTTTATCCCATGCTAATTCCTTTATACCATACAAATATTGATTTGCTAAAAGAAGAACTAATATCAGAAAAGGATTTTTTCAGTCTATTTTATTCTCTCTTCATAAAAAATAAAAACAGGTTTAAAGATATAGAAAATAAATTGAAATAAGAACAATCAATATGACGCAAAAGGACAATATTCGAACCTTGGTTGAGTTTATCTTACAAAATATCGAAGCGGTAAATTCTACGGGATTATATAATGGCAAAGCCGGTTTATCATTATCTCTTTTCCAAGCCTCCAGACATCTACAGGATGAAGAACTTGAAGATATTGGATTTAGACTACTACAGGAATCATTGATAACTAAAAACAATGATATTAGCTTTGAAAACGGTTTAGCCGGAATTGGATATACACTTCTATATTTGATTGAAAATAAATATTTAGAAGCAAATTTCAAAGAAATATTCGAGGAACAATATGAAATTTTACTCAAAAGTCTAAAGTATATTGAAAAAGAACCTTTCAAACTGGTGTATTCAATGCCAGTAATCTATTTTTTATCGAAGGTCAGCCGTTTCGAAGATGAGAGGGTAAGAGTAATCATAAAAAAAAATTTTGAGGGATCCGAGCTATTTTTAGCTGTTCAATTCCAGGATTTTGACAATATTTACTATATCAATAAAAAAATTGGTGTCTTGCATATTTACAAGGCCTATCTTAAATTAATTAATTATACTGGTTATACTTCTTTTTCTCATTCATTATTAAGAGACTATGCTGATTTATATAAAAAAGGGAAGATTTTAAGTTCGCTTGAAATCGGCTTTTACTTAAAAGAAATCACTACCCTGTGTAATATTAAAGGTTATGAATATGTCGTAAGTGAGAATATTAACAATGGGATTAAAAATCTATATTTAGACACGCTTTCTCTTAAAGAAAAAATTGATTTGGCACAAATTGCAAATAAAATTGTAGACAAAAATATAAGCGAGTACAACTTACTTCCGGAAATAGAAAATATTCATTCAAAGAAAGTAATGCAGACCTTATTGCTGACTGTTGAAGGAAAAGCGTTACCTCAATGTTATGGCGCAGGTCTAGCACGCCTTCTTATATATTGTATTAATAATCAAACTGAGTTATTATAAAGCTCCTTGATAGTCTATCTGATATGGAAGAAATCCCCAAAATAATTCATCAAATCTGGTGTGATATTGGTACACCATTACCTAAACATTTCCGGTTATTTGGTGAAATATAATTACCCCCGAATCTTAGACAACAAGAATCATTAAAAAATAATATTAATTTTGTTGTCATGAAGAAAAGGAAAACTTACAGTGCCGGCTTTAAAACAAAGATTGTTTTAGAAGCACTTCAAGAAAGAGAAACAGTCCAGGAGATCGCCAGGAAGTATGAACTTCACCCGGGTCAGATCTCGACGTGGAAGACTCAATTTTTATCTCAGGCGGACCAGGTGTTCGAGAGAGGCGGCTCTAAAACAGAGGATGACAAGGAGAAAGACGCCCTGTTCAAGAAGGTCGGACAGCTTCAGCTGGAGGTTGATTTCTTAAAAAAAGTATTGGGGAAATAGCCAAAAATGAACGGATGAGCAAAATCGACAAGACCCACTCTTTAAGCGTTTCACGCCAGTGTGATTTGTTGGATGTGCCCCGTAGCAGCTTCTACTATTCGCCCCGTGAAGATGGTTCCTATAATGAGGAACTGATGAAGCAGATAGACAAACAGTACATGATTACCCCGTTCTACGGTGTACCCCGGATGACACATCACCTTCGTGGCATTGGCTACGAGGTCAATCCCAAGCGTGTGCGCCGTTTATATCGGAAAATGGATTTATATGCGACCGGCCCCCGTCCGAACACGAGCAAGCCCCATAAGGGAGCAAGCCATGTGATTTATCCCTACCTGCTGCGTGGGTTAAAGGTAACGCGCCCCAATCAGGTCTGGGCGATGGATATCACCTATATCCCGTTAGCTGGCAGCCATCTGTACCTGGTTGGCATCATTGACGTTTACAGCCGCTATATCGTTGGCTGGTCACTGTCCAACACGATGACCGCCCATTGGTGCCGCGAGTGCCTTGAAGAGGCTATAAAGCACCATGGTGCTCCGGAGATAATCAATACGGATCAGGGGAGTCAGTTCTCCAGCCCGGAGTTTTCAGCTTATTTTTCTTCATACGAGGGTTTAAAGTTCAGCATGGACGGGAAGGGACGGGCTATTGACAATATCTTCATTGAAAGATTTTGGCGGAACATCAAATACGAGAAGCTTTATCTCGAACCATCAGACAATGGTTTGGAGTTATATCACAAAATAAAGGATTATATGAAGTATTATAACCAGGAAAGGCCCCATCAGGGATTGGAATATAAAAGGCCGATGGATGTGTACCGGGAGGCCGCTTAGTTTCCTGGGATCGCCCTGCAGGGCGATCCCAGGAAACTAACTTATCTGTGAATAGAAACTGTCTAAGGAAGGGGAGAAGTTTAGCCGTCTTTTAAATAATTCTTCATTCGTGGCCATAAAGAGTAGGAGTAACTTATAGCCTCGCCCATGCGGTTTTTGGGTAGTACTGTAGGATATGTTTCCTCCATCCACTTTTCAAAAGATAACATTATGGGACGTGCAAGCTCATTCCTTTTTTTGTAGCGTTGCTCATACGACAGATTCTGTTCATCTGCCATTCTTTCTATTTGGTAAAGATGCTGTATCTGCTTTAATGCATACTCTGCAAGGGATTTGTTCTCGTCCAAAGCTATTTCATAGCGACGTCGTTTATCAAAAGATTTTGATAAACGACGTTATCACAACTTTAATTAAATCAAAAGTAGCCTAAGGAAGTAAATTAACAATCAGTATTATCCAATCGCTACTTTCTAAAACTACTTCTGATAATATTTCAAGCCAAACTTTTTAAAAAAGCTTTAAGCTTGGGATCTTTTTCCCAACTTTTCACATCCGGTTCAGTAATTCCAAGATCACTAAAAGCATTTTCTAAGGCTTCTCTCTTCAACTTCGAGTCCGCCCTTGCATAAATCTCGGTCGTCTGTATTGACACATGCCCCAAAAGATCCCTGATATATACCAGATTTACACCGGCCTGTAGCAGGTGCATTGCCCTTGAGTGCCTCAGCGTATGCGGAGTTGGTGTTGACGGGACCAGATCGGGATATGCAATATGTGCCAATGAAGCATATTTTTGCAAAATATAGGTAATCCCGGGATTGGTAAGCTTTAGCCCTCCGGCTATTGAAGAAGAGGGGATGATGACCCATCCCGGGTCTGTCCAAGCCGTATTCCTTCAAGTAATTTCCAAGTAAATTCATCATATTGTCATCAATCGGCACCAATCGTTTTTTGGCTCCTTTACCAAACAACTCGATGACATAGGGCTTGCTTGTTCTTATCGATAGCGGTGTGAGATCTATAATTTCCTGTACCCTGGCTCCAAGATTATACATCAAGGACAATAGGGTCAGGTTTCTTCTTCCTTCACGGGTATTTGTATCTATCTGTTCGAAAACGGCTTTTACCCCGTCAACAGTCAGATATTTGACACTATTTCGCACCTCTCGTTTTATACGTATTGAGCATATTGATTTCCAGTGTGATAAATGGACGGGATCTTCATACATCATGTATTCATAGAAAGATCTTATTGTAGCGTATCTCTGGTTCCGCGTGGAAACGGCGTTGCGCTTGACATCCTGAAGCCAGTCCAGGAAGGAAAGTACCACACTCCTGTCTATGTCATCCAGTCCTAACTTGTCCGCCGGGATCTTCTTCTCTTTATTCATATATTCAAGAAGCAGAATGAAAGTGTCTCGGTATGAACGCACTGTATGGGCGCTGACGCCGCGCTCTTTTACCAGGTAATCGGTAAAATACTTTTCAATACACCCTGCAATATCTTTATATGTTCCCATGATCATCAACTTTAAGGAGTGATTTTGCAATAAGATTTCCAAGTCCGGCAGTTACGGATGCATCCATTTGGATAATTTCCGGATACATGTTTTGTGTAAGACGGAGATAATGCTCGGTGTCCATGACTTTTACATGTCCCATAAATGTAGAGAGTATAGGAAGGCAACAGTATATATCCCTGCCTTGCCTATGCATGCGGACGAGAGAGTGCACACAAGCGGTATGTCTTAGATTATGAAGGGTTGGGCCTTCTTCGTGTCCCTTATACGGGATGTTTGCCTCCTGCAGTAGTTTCCTAAAATATCTGCCTATACCCCCTTTTTTGACAGTTTATGCCCCAGCCCATTGACAAAAAAGGTGACTCTCAGGAGCCATTACACCTTCGACGGGTAACATGTTTCTATAACGGATGTATTGCCTCAAAACTTTTTCTAAAGATTCATTTAAAGGGGCAAGTCTTTGACGGCCATTCTTTGTGTTATCCAAAACAATGACATGTTTTTCAAAATCTATGTCCTTGTTCCGAAGATTTATTGCTTCACCAATTCGTATTGCAGTGCTATACAAAGTCCTTAGCAAAACAGGTACAACCATCATTAATGAATTGGCATGATGCTCCTTTACCCTGAGATTATCGGCTGCGGCAAACAAGCCTTTGATTTCGTTTTCAGTAAAAATGTATGGCACATATTCAGATTTATGCTTCCTTGGCAATCTAGGGACATAACATTCAAGCCCCATATTGCCCATATATATCAAAAAACGTCTCATTACGGATACTTTTTGATATACGGTTGATACTTGTTTGTTGCCACAAGTTGCATGATACCAACTATCATAGGATATCCTGTCAATATAACAAGCCTGATGCCCCTTTTCTGCCAGATGTCGATCCAACTCGTAAAGGATCCACTTTATATCTTCTCCTTTTATCCCTTTTCTGGTTTTTGATTCTACGAAAGAGCTTATGTAGGGAGCCATGACACTTCTATAATTAAGATAATTAGGCATACAGCATGCCTCCTTTCTGCGAATAAAAATCCTCGGGGACATCCGGCACATTCTGGGAACATTCCAGTAGTGATTTGATATTAACACCAAGATAATACATGGTCGACCCTGTCGAACCATGCCCAAGCACTTCAGATATAACAGGCAAAGCCGTGCCATTTTCCAAAAGATTAGTCGCCAGGCTATGCCGTAAAGAGTGGGTGCCATGATGTCTTCCTTTGGGTGATACTCCTGCCGCATAAATATAATTAGTAACAATAGTACACAATGTCGATACTCTTATAGGTCTATAAGGTTGAATAAGTGACAAAAAACAGATTCTTGGAATCATTATCTGGCCTGCCATTTTTTATATAATCAATAATGGCGTCTCCTATATCGGAAAGAAGCGGCAGTATAATCTCTCTTTTGGTCTTGTGCTGTTTGAGGATAATGACATTGTTATCCCAATTCAAACTAGCAAACTGGAGTCTTGTAATATCAGAAGCACGTAGCCCGAGTCTGGATGCAAGCAGTATCATCGCATAATCCCTTTTGCCTTTCCCCCCCCGGTTCTTATCTATCACCCCTTCTATTTTCATTACTTCATCCCTGGTATAAAAGGAGGGTAATTTCTCACCCCGACGACACTTAAACCCCT
Protein-coding sequences here:
- a CDS encoding glycosyltransferase; this translates as MMLVYNTFSSEELSLKIVDVPPDWLITTDRQCFQQADMVVFYLPGLLQEMDNDLEKSENQIWVGWFLKSDLKYQWINNPEIIDIFDVLKDYSLDEIQNGFHLARLCRKKDEKSLYENTTMNTLCLYTFNYPYGSGEQFLETEIKYLSESFDQIFIIPLQITGKKRYVPENVEVMKIHFGTPPKSKEFGNTGKWFIYCLNDIIRSKNKKNMLHLLSKLSYYAGVLYDYLDRNRITNAVHYTYWFDHHATLLSILKSKNKIQYFISRAHGYDLYNERREESYIPFRKLQLQYATKLYLVSKNGLNYITEKYPEYKAKYKLSYLGINNDIASTEGRQTPQYLVVSCSRIVDIKRVDKIVESLALIKDIPVKWVHFGDGPLFEEIKKLAGQLLSGNIEAVFYGHVDNKDIYNFYLTEKIDCFINLSSTEGLPVSIMEAISFGIPVVATNVGGSCEIVTNKVGILLQADFEIEDVKNAILEMLLTKSRNSLFRNGVYEFWKENFNAERNYPDFIDNILSDCKLFKSLESNEV
- a CDS encoding IS3 family transposase codes for the protein MAGDIVEEYGVSISRACKLMDIHRSYFYYTDKKDDTEVEDAIRAAANFGDGFWKIYSRLRREGKTWNHKKVYRVYKAMHYEKRSRLKKRLPARVKNPLVMPKEPNVTWSIDFVSDRIECGRQFRVLNIIDDACKIAVTQEISMSMPAKRVIKVLEKVIWLNGKPKNIRCDNGPEFIAQVFKDWCKGNEINIMYTQPGKPTQNGYIERFNGSYRRAVLDRYIFRNLSEVRELTEAWRNDYNEERPHEALDNMTPFEYREELIKRKEAV
- a CDS encoding transposase; amino-acid sequence: MKKKVHSESEKVKAVHQLESGVDAAVVARDYNISRATLYNWKSKYSGMEISQVKRLKELEDENRTLKQMYADLALDNKILKEVIEKKL
- a CDS encoding glycosyltransferase family 4 protein, whose translation is MNILFLTRFDPENINNWSGTLYYMYNKLGEKHNLKIIGPEIVEQLTFFISNNSSKYKNIQIDKYIHRLNELLSERIKRLNFNLIFFGDLLFIPFLEVNLPIIYLSDMTYEQMRIHYKKSDENQDKNSPTKVLDSKSLINFERLILEKASKIIYSSEWIKQKAVDFYNIDPNKIEIIEFGANIFAPEHYSIDINMDICKLVFIGRDWERKGGDKIMQIYNKLKEDKFPCTLTIIGSSPKQSLHDSGDDLVIIPSIDKSKQKQAEQLNKILAESHFLVLPTRFDAYGIVFCEASAYALPSITANVGGVGQPVKDSKNGFLLSAEAAAEDYAEKIKTVFSDKENYLKLRASSRHEYETRLNWDVWGDKINNVFEEVISEWELNHQ
- a CDS encoding glycosyltransferase family 2 protein yields the protein MKTISVVMCASNAEDTIAGSIESVLKQSYPDFELIIVNNGSTDNTKAIINSYDDERIRIIDNIDNYIQSLNIGIKASTGKYIARMDSGDIMHVDRLKLQHSVMEDFPNIIVCSCWEIIFGKNIARRMHEQKFCGLIEQPLVQLLNDNVRISPIYMMRKSFIDEKKIQYEDYNYAEDYKLWSEIAKSKGVLYMDSQPLIYSRICDMKISRKRREIQIQNISKIKKEIVFSLCYKLSEVYPMLIPLYHTNIDLLKEELISEKDFFSLFYSLFIKNKNRFKDIENKLK
- a CDS encoding lanthionine synthetase LanC family protein, which produces MTQKDNIRTLVEFILQNIEAVNSTGLYNGKAGLSLSLFQASRHLQDEELEDIGFRLLQESLITKNNDISFENGLAGIGYTLLYLIENKYLEANFKEIFEEQYEILLKSLKYIEKEPFKLVYSMPVIYFLSKVSRFEDERVRVIIKKNFEGSELFLAVQFQDFDNIYYINKKIGVLHIYKAYLKLINYTGYTSFSHSLLRDYADLYKKGKILSSLEIGFYLKEITTLCNIKGYEYVVSENINNGIKNLYLDTLSLKEKIDLAQIANKIVDKNISEYNLLPEIENIHSKKVMQTLLLTVEGKALPQCYGAGLARLLIYCINNQTELL
- a CDS encoding transposase, with product MKKRKTYSAGFKTKIVLEALQERETVQEIARKYELHPGQISTWKTQFLSQADQVFERGGSKTEDDKEKDALFKKVGQLQLEVDFLKKVLGK